In one Plasmodium vivax chromosome 4, whole genome shotgun sequence genomic region, the following are encoded:
- a CDS encoding serine/threonine-specific protein kinase, putative (encoded by transcript PVX_003590A): MFPVEAENTLEYGKKNTSKKITHGEVNRLETDEAVKREGNGAYEVDHNKERNNVPITFARGVEVGQKKCLMGKNGEDNLGEETALIEEAPPLRVNLTGEEADEGSHSTVTKEANVISETTPVGELLRSSSHEPAWDDNTFGRDKSAMRYSLPRRNSTVDCEKKGKTNRLVSPLNESNNPLACYPKGCHSEGCYPDVPQPHFERHVSKAVNLAKTKLKNCEGGFSESGKITNGSYESVEGSPSKDSPLGNPLVKRDAIHWDNNDSALCINSGDIPEGKLKDDENEVHENEERTEGEETDVSTVNSAESVDDAATHGGIQEGENHQVGNSNRGDATTFDVVKVGNSHVGSHHSGGNILEYKKEEENWEHSKVEGETCEGVNSGSAANPVSAERRSESTGSDVASPEGGEMEGTEKKSLTVNKHPVKQRGSAHADERESKREQIKYTLHRNGTKPQTLFSTDMGKKKMLHSPNGAEIKTGDCTYRFVHQMSRAAKVHSNASTVNFLKNNVIFLRKRRGNNTCKKGSNHRRSCSGGSADANKEGGGSSRDLPKEDGVALHMRNTFLPLPKGTSIFVEKRETNGKCPSRGRKGNSSSDRERGGMVCGGEEEPTSPHLEGTPKRETSQNWLSSESRLPMKQGGGHPFVVNGFICDFNEGRRSAHEEAPSSGYSRKMDTLEGQSSPLNWKFDVTGGLKEGGASPHRVLNMDVEGKPSVASQVRLPTDKAPLGKEKIDDHAWNGEEEKMLHFASTNIGRAERQSNLAKGETTQYKLFHVDDMFRSAYLGEPNGGEEARKEGRTNHASSPVHHCVVTANGEMTTWVDITQRVGKQHPLVRRPNRNDNIMNIYRGSKNQPRNDGMRSGYLRSSKNGFCMNGTNYGIISIPSWEPRKNIQVGIPSQMDNTHGGRKGVASKPFCDDQTGSEEKDGQGGSHPPFKETLLDRINKSIFQTNRKNEINQMDHSCMQSELENKKTKEHHLRGGKEQPVKDVFPLKSGRTIFPLFTPMRRSDKVTNKKVFHIRERNVYVVDDPPEMSPPVASNRKNDPHLNEFVKNKLLAKGGGCNFLRNCTTQMREKTDVGGSNGFYYDRMKRRNNNPYVHNCNDIEDKWRPPLDGLLKNCYKERRGSTTGEKYTNKNFTLNRSRNNLKSRNKAFGISEEEGASSALLASGEGNYPQEHTRGDVLNGCGAGRGDPLTTIKGQENDVKGGEVGRTYLERAHSEYHMKMCGDSENVKELAKQKTEANLCGNNKRVGEQAERFNFFHSEHDLFNGQKLRLYFSKGKNALHSGIFKIRGEVGTFSIFKNFPFFGEGAKMSDAEGASQESISYECRYNAELVCRPGGAAGAGGRLDGGCAGREDKDDKTEATAVNSPNGTREVHKIICGASEAGEAVCAGSGGEAAGAIGQIGSGGRSGQRGGRGTNACNELAGGETSPGEGAQVSALSKRKDEVDGAKGGETLTEVDQCILQRGHEEGIEISADVAKDHITNAVREMGGGEEQENLEKQKDALFGGEESDPFFCPKDGEPRLAESANLRCSEEHNLKRQKSDSTRSSNEMLENFERIAERINFILDDTVEFFKKNLYVHNGYGSVKVSKEETGWLGENTLGEWSHVYKINKVVCKGAHGVVFSAWRGEDSAKQCEEEAERGEAGHSTDQGNAEGSGEGGGGGSGGGSGEENGKGKDQDNAQGNAQGNAQGNDRGNDQENVEENVEENDQGNDRDGDQESYDEEKLVTLKIVNLRYLSKKNSLRRIMKEVHFLQICDHPNIVKYHESFFWPPCYLVIVCEFLSGGTLFDLYKKCGRITEDVLVHILDDVLKALQYLHNECTSCLVHRDIKPTNIVFSKSGVAKIVDFGSCERVEDLKMHEVVGTLYYISPEILKREKYDCSADIWSLGITIYEVVMCALPWKGKKHIEESIKQIVGSSPKINLCSGFTKQFCFFVESCLQNDPGKRANAAHLLGHKFLTKKRLLRRKPSSIFEIRDILKVNNGKGKNNIFRNFFKNLFFLNDKNKRRRNKALGSKSCEPEMFYRKLKRENFDFFEIRLRDGSSRSLGHLHVGEGKREEEVEGEEEVEEGGEVKGEEEVEEGGQNGKAEPNVHCDAERAEGGAQRMGNLSSNYLDSKEDIAKQPGAD; this comes from the coding sequence ATGTTCCCAGTTGAAGCGGAAAACACCCTGGagtatggaaaaaaaaacacgagTAAGAAAATTACTCATGGGGAGGTTAACCGGTTAGAGACAGACGAGGCGGTTAAAAGGGAAGGGAATGGAGCATATGAAGTGGACCACAATAAGGAGAGGAATAACGTTCCAATTACCTTTGCGAGGGGGGTCGAGGTGGGCCAGAAAAAGTGCTTaatgggcaaaaatggggaagacaACCTAGGCGAAGAAACAGCATTGATTGAGGAAGCACCTCCTTTAAGAGTAAACCTCACAGGTGAAGAGGCTGATGAAGGTTCACATTCAACGGTGACGAAAGAGGCGAATGTGATAAGTGAAACCACACCAGTTGGCGAACTTCTTCGGAGCAGTAGCCACGAACCCGCCTGGGATGATAACACCTTTGGGAGGGATAAAAGCGCCATGAGGTACTCCCTCCCTCGAAGGAACAGCACTGTTGATTGTGAGAAGAAAGGAAAGACAAACCGCTTGGTTAGTCCCCTGAATGAGTCAAATAACCCTTTGGCATGTTACCCCAAAGGATGCCACAGCGAAGGTTGCTACCCGGATGTTCCGCAGCCACATTTTGAGCGCCACGTTAGTAAAGCGGTAAATTTagcaaaaacgaaattgaaaaactGTGAAGGAGGTTTTTCTGAAAGTGGGAAAATCACGAATGGGAGCTACGAAAGTGTGGAGGGATCTCCGTCTAAGGATTCCCCTTTGGGGAACCCACTCGTGAAGAGGGATGCCATCCACTGGGATAACAACGATTCTGCGCTATGTATAAATAGTGGGGATATTCCCGAAGGCAAACTAAAGGATGATGAAAATGAAGTGCACGAAAATGAGGAGCGgacagaaggagaagagacCGATGTGAGCACAGTTAACAGTGCCGAATCGGTCGATGACGCTGCAACACATGGGGGGATCCAAGAGGGGGAGAACCATCAAGTGGGGAACTCAAACAGGGGAGATGCAACCACGTTTGACGTGGTAAAGGTGGGCAATTCGCATGTAGGCAGCCACCACTCGGGTGGGAACATTttggaatataaaaaggaagaggaaaattgGGAGCACTCAAAGGTGGAAGGAGAAACATGTGAGGGGGTGAACAGCGGGAGTGCCGCAAACCCTGTTAGCGCAGAACGGAGAAGTGAGTCTACTGGTTCTGATGTGGCCTCCCCGGAAGGGGGTGAAATGGAAGGCACGGAAAAGAAGTCCCTTACGGTGAATAAACACCCTGTTAAGCAGCGAGGCAGTGCCCATGCAGacgaaagggaaagcaaaagggaacaaataaAGTACACACTTCACCGCAACGGTACAAAGCCGCAAACCTTATTCAGCACCGAtatggggaagaagaaaatgttgCATTCCCCAAACGGGgcagaaataaaaacggGCGATTGCACTTATCGCTTTGTTCATCAAATGAGCAGAGCGGCGAAGGTGCATTCCAATGCCAGCAccgtaaattttttaaaaaacaatgtaatctttttgaggaaaagaagaggtAATAACACCTGTAAGAAGGGCAGTAACCACCGGAGGAGCTGCAGCGGTGGCAGTGCGGATGCGAACAAAGAAGGGGGTGGGAGCAGTAGGGACCTACCTAAGGAAGATGGCGTAGCACTGCATATGAGAAATAcctttttgcccctcccaaAGGGAACGTCAATATTTGTGGAGAAACGTGAGACAAATGGGAAGTGCCCAAGTAGGGGGAGAAAGGGCAATTCTTCGAGCGATAGGGAGAGGGGCGGCATGGTGTGTGGGGGTGAAGAGGAGCccacttccccccatttggagggTACACCGAAAAGGGAGACGTCACAAAATTGGCTGAGCAGTGAAAGCAGGTTACCGATGAAGCAGGGGGGAGGACACCCCTTTGTCGTAAATGGGTTTATATGCGACTTCAATgaggggagaagaagtgCCCACGAAGAAGCGCCCTCAAGTGGATACTCACGCAAGATGGACACTCTGGAAGGCCAGTCGTCCCCCTTAAATTGGAAGTTCGACGTAACGGGTGGCCTCAAAGAAGGAGGGGCATCACCACACAGAGTACTAAATATGGACGTGGAGGGGAAGCCAAGTGTAGCAAGTCAGGTGAGACTTCCAACGGATAAGGCACCAttgggaaaggaaaaaattgatgacCATGCATGGaatggagaggaagaaaaaatgcttcattttgcaaGTACAAATATCGGAAGAGCAGAAAGACAGAGTAACTTAGCGAAGGGGGAGACAACACAGTATAAGTTATTTCACGTCGATGACATGTTTAGAAGTGCCTACCTGGGTGAACCGAACGGGGGAGAGGAGGCGAGGAAGGAGGGAAGGACAAACCACGCTTCTAGCCCAGTTCACCACTGCGTTGTGACCGCAAATGGAGAGATGACCACTTGGGTAGACATAACTCAGAGGGTGGGGAAACAACATCCCCTGGTGAGGAGACCTAATCGTAATGATAACATAATGAACATCTACAGAGGGTCAAAGAATCAGCCACGAAATGATGGCATGCGAAGTGGTTACCTTagaagcagcaaaaatgggttTTGCATGAATGGCACAAATTACGGCATTATAAGTATTCCCAGTTGGGAGCCCCGGAAAAACATTCAAGTTGGTATCCCCAGCCAAATGGACAACACCCACGGTGGTAGAAAGGGTGTGGCGAGCAAACCGTTTTGCGATGACCAAACAGGCAGTGAGGAGAAAGACGGTCAGGGAGGGAGCCACCCCCCTTTTAAGGAAACCCTACTGGACCGAATTAACAAATCTATTTTCCAGACGAataggaaaaacgaaataaaccAAATGGATCACTCCTGCATGCAGTCAgaattggaaaataaaaaaacaaaggaacATCACCTCAGAGGGGGAAAGGAGCAACCTGTGAAGGATGTCTTCCCATTAAAGAGTGGCCGGACcatcttccccctctttacTCCCATGCGAAGAAGCGACAAAGTGACGAACAAAAAAGTGTTTCACATAAGAGAGCGAAATGTGTACGTGGTGGATGACCCCCCAGAAATGAGCCCCCCGGTGGCGTCAAATCGGAAAAATGACCCTCACCTGAacgaatttgtaaaaaataaattgctaGCTAAAGGAGGGGGATGCAATTTTCTCCGTAATTGTACCACACAGAtgagagaaaaaacagaTGTGGGAGGTTCAAACGGGTTCTACTATGACAgaatgaaaagaaggaacaacAACCCCTATGTGCATAACTGTAACGATATTGAAGACAAGTGGAGACCCCCCTTGGACGGCCTTCTCAAAAATTGCTACAAAGAAAGGAGAGGCAGTACAACTGGGGAGAAATATACCAACAAGAATTTTACCCTTAACAGGAGTaggaacaatttgaagagtCGAAATAAAGCGTTTGGCATTAgtgaggaggagggggcTTCTTCTGCCCTGTTGGCCAGCGGTGAGGGGAACTACCCTCAAGAGCACACCCGGGGGGATGTCTTAAATGGGTGCGGCGCTGGCAGAGGTGACCCATTAACGACGATAAAGGGACAGGAAAATGACGTgaaagggggagaggtgGGACGAACCTACTTGGAGAGGGCTCATTCGGAATACCATATGAAGATGTGTGGGGATAGCGAAAATGTAAAGGAATTGGCCAAGCAAAAAACGGAAGCAAATTTATGTGGCAATAATAAGCGCGTTGGTGAGCAGGCGGAGagattcaatttttttcatagcGAGCATGATTTATTTAACGGGCAGAAATTAaggctttatttttccaaagggaaaaacgccCTGCATAGTgggatttttaaaataaggGGCGAAGTTGGGACAttctcaatttttaaaaatttcccctttttcggGGAAGGGGCGAAAATGAGTGACGCGGAGGGCGCCAGCCAGGAGTCGATTTCGTATGAATGTAGGTATAACGCCGAGTTGGTGTGTCGcccggggggagcggcgggagcGGGTGGAAGGCTCGATGGGGGGTGCGCTGGTAGGGAGGACAAGGACGACAAGACTGAGGCAACTGCAGTGAATTCGCCGAATGGAACTCGTGAGGTACACAAGATCATTTGTGGCGCGAGTGAAGCGGGGGAAGCCGTGTGTGCAGGATCGGGCGGCGAGGCAGCGGGCGCGATTGGCCAAATAGGTAGCGGCGGTAGAAGTGGCCAACGCGGCGGACGCGGCACAAATGCGTGTAACGAGTTGGCCGGCGGAGAGACATCCCCGGGGGAAGGCGCACAAGTGAGTGCACTGAGTAAGCGAAAGGACGAAGTGGATggggcaaaggggggagagactCTCACCGAGGTGGATCAGTGCATACTACAAAGGGGTCACGAAGAAGGGATCGAAATTAGCGCCGACGTTGCGAAGGACCACATTACAAACGCAGTGCGCGAAATGGGTGGGGGCGAAGAACAGGAAAACTTGGAGAAACAGAAAGATGCTCTGTTTGGCGGGGAAGAGAGTGACCCCTTTTTCTGCCCCAAAGATGGAGAGCCAAGACTGGCGGAGAGTGCCAACTTGCGATGCAGCGAAGAACATAACttgaagaggcaaaaaagtgATTCCACAAGAAGCTCAAATGAGATGCTAGAGAATTTCGAGAGGATTGCCGAAAGGATCAACTTCATTTTAGATGACACGGTGGagttttttaagaaaaatttgtatgTGCATAATGGGTATGGGTCTGTGAAGGTGTCCAAAGAGGAGACGGGGTGGTTGGGCGAGAACACACTGGGTGAGTGGTCTCACGTGTATAAGATTAATAAGGTGGTTTGTAAGGGGGCGCACGGGGTGGTGTTTTCCGcgtggaggggggaggaTTCGGCTAAGCAGTGTGAAGAGGAGGcggaaaggggagaagcggggcATAGCACCGATCAAGGGAACGCTgagggaagcggtgagggaggcggtggaggaagcggtggaggaagcggtgaagaaaaCGGTAAAGGAAAAGACCAGGACAACGCTCAAGGAAACGCTCAAGGAAACGCTCAAGGAAACGATCGAGGAAACGATCAAGAAAACGTTGAAGAAAACGTTGAAGAAAACGATCAAGGAAACGATCGGGACGGCGACCAAGAGAGCTATGACGAAGAGAAGCTGGTGACCCTGAAAATCGTCAACTTGCGCtatttaagcaaaaaaaacagcctGCGGAGAATCATGAAGGAGGTGCATTTCTTGCAAATCTGCGACCACCCCAATATAGTTAAGTACCACGAATCCTTTTTCTGGCCCCCCTGCTACCTGGTCATAGTGTGTGAGTTCCTCTCAGGGGGAACGTTATTcgatttgtataaaaaatgcgGAAGGATAACTGAAGATGTGTTGGTGCACATTCTAGACGACGTATTAAAGGCGCTACAGTATTTGCATAACGAGTGCACCTCATGTTTAGTCCATAGGGACATCAAACCGACGAACATCGTTTTTTCCAAAAGTGGAGTGGCAAAGATTGTAGATTTCGGATCCTGCGAACGGGTGgaagatttaaaaatgcaCGAAGTTGTGGGAActctttattatatttctccagaaattttgaagagagaaaaatatgactGTTCAGCAGATATCTGGTCGTTAGGAATAACCATATACGAAGTGGTCATGTGTGCATTGCcatggaaggggaagaaacatATTGAGGAATCTATCAAACAGATTGTTGGTTCCTCTCCCAAAATTAATCTGTGCTCCGGTTTTACCAAACAGTTCTGCTTCTTCGTAGAGTCCTGTTTGCAAAATGATCCTGGGAAAAGGGCAAATGCTGCACATCTACTTGgtcataaatttttaacgAAGAAGAGACTTTTACGGAGGAAACCGAGTTCCATTTTCGAAATTAGGGATATTCTCAAAGTGAACaatgggaaggggaaaaataatatttttcggaattttttcaaaaacctttttttccttaatgaTAAGAACAAACGGAGGAGGAACAAAGCGTTGGGCTCCAAGTCCTGCGAGCCGGAAATGTTTTACCGGAAATTGAAGCGGGAGAATTTTGACTTCTTCGAAATTAGGTTGCGAGACGGGAGCAGCAGGTCTTTGGGCCATTTGCACGTGGGTGAGGGGAAgcgggaagaagaagtggaaggggaagaagaagtggaagaggggggagaggtgaaaggggaggaagaggtggaagagggcggccaaaatggaaaggcaGAGCCAAATGTGCACTGCGACGCGGAACGCGCGGAGGGGGGAGCCCAACGGATGGGAAACCTTTCCTCAAACTATCTCGATTCGAAGGAGGACATAGCGAAGCAGCCCGGTGCTGACTAG